A window of Edaphobacter lichenicola contains these coding sequences:
- a CDS encoding helix-turn-helix domain-containing protein produces MKPFLEHIKTSKDSSWVLFDRRLPAIPFEWHYNSEYELTLTLNSRGQRFIGDNISRYDDGDLVLIGPKIPHTWCSSEDVCKEREHQALVLWFSDAFVKGMIDPHVEPRAIRRLLERSSRALTFSEPVRAKAREIICAMVEQRAGPRLTGLLNVLLLLAEDAGSEPLASEANQSESFAEATEERIGRVISHLHAHYRDEMVVERLVKVGALSRSSLHRLFKRQTRMTLGMYVAHLRVGHACALLLNSEKPIAVIADEVGYGNLANFNRQFKGLKGQTPREFRRAFRG; encoded by the coding sequence ATGAAGCCGTTTCTAGAGCATATTAAGACGTCGAAGGACTCTTCGTGGGTGTTGTTCGATCGGCGGCTGCCTGCGATTCCGTTTGAGTGGCACTACAACAGCGAGTATGAGCTGACGCTGACGCTGAATAGTCGCGGGCAAAGGTTCATTGGGGACAACATCTCGCGGTATGACGATGGGGATCTGGTGCTGATTGGGCCGAAGATTCCGCATACTTGGTGCTCGAGTGAGGATGTGTGTAAGGAGAGGGAGCATCAGGCGCTGGTGCTTTGGTTCAGCGATGCGTTTGTGAAGGGGATGATCGATCCGCATGTGGAGCCGAGGGCGATTCGCCGGCTGCTGGAGCGGTCATCGCGGGCGCTGACGTTTTCTGAGCCGGTGCGGGCAAAGGCTCGGGAGATTATCTGCGCGATGGTTGAGCAGAGGGCGGGGCCTCGGCTGACTGGATTGCTGAATGTTCTTTTACTGCTGGCGGAGGATGCGGGGAGCGAGCCCCTGGCCTCGGAGGCCAATCAGAGCGAGAGCTTTGCGGAGGCTACCGAGGAGCGGATCGGGAGAGTGATCTCGCATCTGCACGCGCACTATCGCGATGAGATGGTGGTGGAGAGGCTGGTGAAGGTTGGGGCGCTGAGTCGGAGCTCGCTGCATCGGCTGTTCAAGCGGCAGACGCGGATGACGTTGGGCATGTATGTCGCGCATCTGCGGGTGGGGCATGCTTGTGCGCTGCTGCTGAATAGCGAGAAGCCGATTGCGGTGATCGCGGATGAGGTGGGGTATGGGAATCTGGCTAACTTCAATCGGCAGTTCAAGGGGTTGAAGGGGCAGACTCCTCGGGAGTTTCGACGGGCTTTTCGGGGGTAA
- a CDS encoding bestrophin-like domain, with protein sequence MRNPLDYPWLVFVTAFVLLWFAAWMGGWISQRRRDLTDELRTDFGVVLAATLTLLGLIIGFSFSMATGRYDQRKTYEEAEANAIGTEYVRADLLPAAERAEVRALLRQYTDLRIRFYKTRDPGDLRQIDLDTARVQGELWAAASKPAMAQPSPVIALAVGGMNDVLNSQGYTQAAWWNRIPVAAWCLMFAIAIFCNGLLGYGARQMEPRLFMVLPVVVAVAFFLIADIDSPRGGVIRVHPQNLESLRAGLGAE encoded by the coding sequence GTGAGGAATCCTTTGGACTATCCCTGGTTGGTATTTGTAACTGCATTTGTTCTTTTATGGTTCGCGGCGTGGATGGGTGGATGGATCAGCCAGCGGCGGCGTGATCTGACGGACGAGCTGCGAACCGACTTTGGCGTGGTGCTGGCGGCGACGCTGACGCTGCTGGGGCTGATTATCGGTTTCAGCTTTTCGATGGCGACGGGGCGCTACGACCAGCGCAAGACCTACGAAGAGGCCGAGGCGAATGCGATTGGGACCGAGTATGTGAGGGCGGATCTGCTGCCGGCGGCGGAGAGGGCCGAGGTGCGGGCGCTGCTGAGGCAGTATACGGATCTGCGGATTCGGTTTTACAAGACGCGGGACCCGGGGGATCTTCGGCAGATCGATTTGGATACGGCGCGGGTGCAGGGGGAGCTTTGGGCGGCGGCTTCGAAGCCTGCGATGGCGCAGCCTTCGCCGGTGATTGCGCTGGCGGTGGGTGGGATGAACGATGTGCTGAACTCGCAGGGGTACACACAGGCGGCCTGGTGGAATCGGATTCCGGTGGCCGCGTGGTGCCTGATGTTTGCGATTGCAATTTTTTGCAATGGGCTGCTGGGGTATGGGGCTCGGCAGATGGAGCCAAGGCTGTTTATGGTGCTTCCGGTGGTGGTGGCGGTGGCGTTCTTTTTGATCGCGGATATCGATAGTCCGCGGGGTGGGGTGATTCGGGTGCATCCGCAGAATCTCGAGAGTTTGCGGGCTGGGTTGGGGGCGGAGTAG
- a CDS encoding alpha/beta hydrolase — MRRVLAGFLLVVGCEVGWAQSTSWPAGAEHAVVTLWPQGAPGPNTTTGPEAETSTAASPQMAGRWVARVGNVSVPSLTVYEPKGAGNGAGVVVFPGGAYKILAMDLEGTEVCEWLNSRGVACFLLKYRVPETGPYPKSDEALEDAQRAVGLVREHAAEWKVDAKKIGVLGFSAGAHLAASVSTHYGTRLYARVDAADERSCRPDFAVVVYPGYLADPENGMKFSADIPVTRDTPATFLVQAEDDTVHVENAVEYFLALKGAGVPAELHVYAEGGHGYGLRRTKLPVTGWPDLVDEWMKTIGVTPAGR; from the coding sequence ATGCGGCGAGTGCTGGCGGGATTTTTGTTGGTGGTGGGTTGTGAGGTGGGGTGGGCGCAGTCTACGAGTTGGCCTGCGGGGGCTGAGCATGCGGTGGTGACGCTTTGGCCGCAGGGGGCGCCTGGGCCGAATACGACGACGGGGCCGGAGGCGGAGACCTCGACGGCGGCTAGTCCGCAGATGGCGGGAAGATGGGTGGCGCGGGTGGGGAATGTGTCGGTACCTTCGCTGACGGTGTATGAGCCGAAGGGCGCGGGCAATGGGGCTGGGGTCGTGGTGTTTCCGGGGGGCGCGTACAAGATTCTGGCAATGGATCTGGAGGGGACCGAGGTGTGCGAGTGGCTGAACTCGCGGGGCGTGGCTTGCTTTCTGCTGAAGTATCGGGTGCCGGAGACGGGGCCTTATCCGAAGTCGGACGAGGCGCTGGAGGATGCGCAGAGGGCGGTGGGGTTGGTGCGGGAGCATGCGGCGGAGTGGAAGGTGGATGCGAAGAAGATTGGGGTGCTGGGGTTTTCGGCGGGTGCGCATCTGGCGGCGTCGGTGAGTACGCACTATGGGACGAGGCTGTACGCCAGGGTGGATGCGGCGGATGAGAGGAGCTGCAGGCCGGACTTTGCGGTGGTGGTGTATCCGGGGTATCTGGCGGACCCGGAGAATGGGATGAAGTTCAGCGCGGATATTCCGGTGACCAGGGACACGCCGGCGACGTTTCTGGTGCAGGCGGAGGATGATACGGTGCATGTGGAGAATGCGGTGGAGTACTTTCTGGCGCTGAAGGGCGCGGGTGTTCCGGCGGAGTTGCATGTGTATGCCGAGGGCGGGCATGGGTATGGGCTGCGGCGGACGAAGCTTCCGGTAACGGGGTGGCCGGACCTGGTGGATGAGTGGATGAAGACGATTGGGGTGACGCCGGCGGGGCGGTGA
- a CDS encoding phage holin family protein, with the protein MLRLLLHWVLSAVALLVVAHFVQGFDVNNFMSALIAVVVIGLFNATIGLLLKIITLPLSILTFGIFFLVVNAVILWFSSKFVPGFAVTTFKAAFLGALALAVLHLLFGFFGAAMKSRS; encoded by the coding sequence ATGCTTCGCTTGCTTCTACATTGGGTTTTGAGTGCCGTGGCGCTGCTGGTGGTGGCGCACTTTGTTCAGGGTTTCGACGTGAATAACTTCATGTCGGCGCTGATTGCGGTGGTGGTGATTGGGTTGTTCAACGCGACGATCGGGTTGCTACTGAAGATCATTACGCTGCCGCTGAGCATTCTTACGTTCGGGATATTTTTTCTCGTCGTGAATGCAGTGATTCTGTGGTTCTCGAGCAAGTTTGTACCGGGGTTTGCGGTGACGACGTTCAAGGCGGCGTTTCTTGGGGCGCTGGCGCTGGCGGTGCTGCATCTGCTGTTTGGTTTCTTTGGTGCGGCGATGAAGAGCCGGAGCTAG
- a CDS encoding nuclear transport factor 2 family protein encodes MKKLSAFVLAIVLCGVGARGWGQAVPALADIKSQQELTTAIATLDKELFDAYNTCNLDKLSTLVVDDLEFYHDKTGLAVGKQVFLEAIKNNICGKVTRKLVEGSLEVYPLHGYGAVEIGVHRFYHPGTQDHDVVGEAKFILLWQYKDGAWKVSRVISYDHEVAK; translated from the coding sequence ATGAAGAAGCTATCGGCTTTCGTGTTGGCGATTGTGTTGTGCGGAGTGGGGGCTCGCGGGTGGGGGCAGGCGGTTCCGGCTTTGGCGGATATCAAGAGTCAGCAGGAGTTGACGACGGCGATTGCGACGCTGGATAAAGAGCTGTTCGACGCTTACAACACATGCAACCTCGACAAGCTGAGCACGCTGGTGGTGGATGATCTGGAGTTTTATCACGACAAGACGGGGCTTGCGGTGGGGAAGCAGGTGTTTCTGGAGGCGATCAAAAATAATATCTGCGGGAAGGTGACGCGGAAGCTGGTGGAGGGATCGCTCGAGGTGTATCCGTTGCATGGGTATGGCGCGGTGGAGATTGGAGTACATCGGTTTTACCATCCCGGGACGCAGGATCATGATGTGGTGGGAGAGGCGAAGTTCATTCTCCTGTGGCAGTACAAGGATGGGGCGTGGAAGGTCTCGCGGGTGATCAGCTATGACCACGAAGTGGCGAAGTAA
- the pheS gene encoding phenylalanine--tRNA ligase subunit alpha produces the protein MSDEITALQHFDDASLDTAFATLADEVRTETASLNDPEAFRLHWLGRKQGRLKLISEAWLKSAPPEAKKALGIRFNQLKQQIEAALEAPAASKAEAAVQGIDITLPGTLRAPGIPHPLLKTMHEIVSVFHHLGYSTNLGPQVESDFYNFEALNFPENHPARDTQDTLVIANQHKRPSRDRLLMRTHTSPVQIRTMIAQAPPIRIVIPGKVHRNDAADATHSPIFHQIEGLCVDTNITFSDLKGTLDHAMKALFGSDLKTRFFPSFFPFTEPSADVQISCIFCGGKGCRKCKHSGWIELLGCGMVDPAVFAAVTAERRKINPADDAYNPQKITGFAFGMGVERIAMMLHGVSDIGHFYSGDMRFLEQFA, from the coding sequence ATGTCCGACGAAATCACAGCCTTACAGCACTTCGACGACGCCTCCCTCGACACCGCCTTCGCCACGCTTGCCGACGAGGTCCGCACCGAAACTGCCTCCCTGAACGACCCCGAAGCCTTCCGCCTACACTGGCTAGGCCGCAAGCAGGGCCGCCTCAAGCTCATCAGCGAAGCCTGGCTAAAATCCGCGCCACCCGAAGCCAAAAAGGCCCTCGGCATCCGCTTCAACCAACTCAAGCAGCAGATCGAAGCCGCCCTCGAGGCCCCCGCCGCGTCGAAAGCCGAAGCAGCAGTGCAGGGAATCGACATCACCCTCCCCGGCACCCTCCGCGCCCCCGGCATCCCCCACCCGCTCTTGAAAACCATGCACGAGATCGTCTCCGTCTTCCATCATCTCGGCTACAGCACCAACCTTGGCCCCCAGGTCGAGTCCGACTTCTACAACTTCGAAGCCCTCAACTTCCCCGAAAACCACCCCGCCCGCGACACCCAGGACACCCTGGTCATCGCCAACCAGCACAAGCGCCCAAGCCGCGACCGCCTGCTCATGCGCACCCACACCAGCCCCGTTCAGATCCGCACCATGATCGCGCAGGCACCGCCCATCCGCATCGTCATCCCCGGCAAGGTCCACCGCAACGACGCCGCCGACGCCACCCACTCCCCCATCTTCCATCAGATCGAAGGCCTCTGCGTCGACACCAACATCACCTTCTCGGATCTTAAGGGAACGTTAGACCACGCCATGAAGGCCCTCTTCGGCTCCGACCTCAAAACCCGCTTCTTCCCCTCCTTCTTCCCCTTTACCGAACCGAGCGCCGACGTACAAATCTCCTGCATCTTCTGCGGAGGCAAGGGCTGCCGCAAGTGCAAACACAGCGGTTGGATCGAGCTCCTCGGCTGTGGCATGGTCGACCCCGCCGTCTTCGCCGCAGTCACTGCCGAGCGTCGAAAAATAAACCCCGCGGACGACGCCTATAACCCCCAAAAGATCACCGGCTTCGCCTTCGGCATGGGCGTCGAGCGCATCGCCATGATGCTCCACGGCGTCTCCGACATAGGCCACTTCTACTCCGGCGACATGCGCTTCCTCGAGCAATTCGCCTAA
- a CDS encoding phytanoyl-CoA dioxygenase family protein, which yields MKTQIAVLEHNVVGKPGENSLNIEVARQPLREIKKKLPLRVLSQADFDHWQTYGYVVVRQAVPSANVERTRNFLWEFQEMDPNDISTWNAAQLRNHAMKELNNSGMVEVYNHQVLWDNRQEPSVYDAFVDIWDDERLWVTIDRANLNTPNRSGRAFAGFIHNDVDTTLDPLPVNVQGVLSLVDTDESTGGFQCVPELFRNFEAWKKTQPADRDGFKPDIAPYELTPVPMKAGDLLIFNSLLTHGIRPNTSEDKARVAQYISMTPADGGNEEIRQRRIDSWRERRAPEGFAFPGDPREWERTKYKTAELTPLGRQLLGLDSW from the coding sequence ATGAAAACCCAAATCGCAGTCCTCGAACACAACGTCGTCGGCAAGCCCGGCGAAAACAGCCTCAACATCGAAGTCGCCCGCCAGCCCCTCCGCGAGATCAAGAAAAAGCTCCCCCTCCGCGTCCTCTCGCAAGCCGACTTCGACCACTGGCAGACCTACGGCTACGTCGTCGTCCGCCAGGCCGTCCCCTCCGCCAACGTCGAGCGCACCCGCAACTTCCTCTGGGAGTTTCAGGAGATGGACCCCAACGACATCTCCACCTGGAACGCCGCCCAGCTCCGTAACCACGCCATGAAGGAGCTCAACAACAGCGGCATGGTCGAGGTCTACAACCACCAGGTCCTCTGGGACAACCGTCAGGAGCCTAGCGTCTACGACGCCTTCGTCGACATCTGGGACGACGAGCGTCTCTGGGTCACCATCGACCGCGCCAACCTCAACACCCCCAACCGCAGCGGCCGCGCCTTCGCCGGCTTCATCCACAACGACGTCGACACCACCCTCGACCCGCTCCCCGTCAACGTTCAGGGCGTCCTCTCGCTCGTCGACACCGACGAATCCACCGGCGGCTTCCAGTGCGTCCCCGAGCTCTTCCGCAACTTCGAAGCCTGGAAGAAGACCCAGCCCGCCGACCGCGACGGCTTCAAGCCCGACATCGCCCCCTACGAACTAACCCCTGTCCCCATGAAGGCCGGCGACCTTCTCATCTTCAACAGCCTGCTCACCCACGGCATCCGCCCCAACACCTCCGAAGACAAAGCCCGCGTCGCCCAGTACATTTCAATGACTCCAGCCGACGGAGGCAACGAGGAGATACGCCAGCGCCGCATCGACTCCTGGCGCGAACGCCGCGCCCCCGAGGGCTTCGCGTTCCCCGGCGACCCCCGCGAGTGGGAGCGCACCAAATACAAGACCGCGGAACTAACCCCCCTGGGCCGCCAACTCCTCGGCCTCGACTCCTGGTAG
- a CDS encoding four helix bundle protein has translation MRTRHFRDLLVWQKAMFLTKEVYRYTATLPKSEIFGLQSQMRRAAVSIPSNIAEGHGRLSDHLLRVFLAQARGSLYELETQIQLCHDLDFIPPDAVKDLFELCNEVARMINGLLKTLKPKDIKQHAS, from the coding sequence ATGAGAACAAGGCATTTTCGAGATCTTCTGGTATGGCAGAAGGCGATGTTTTTGACCAAAGAGGTTTATCGGTACACAGCAACTCTGCCAAAAAGTGAAATCTTCGGCCTGCAAAGCCAGATGAGGCGCGCCGCCGTCTCGATTCCCAGTAACATTGCAGAAGGACATGGCAGACTCAGCGACCATCTACTCAGAGTCTTTCTCGCACAGGCCCGAGGCTCGCTCTACGAACTCGAAACACAAATTCAACTTTGCCACGATCTGGATTTCATTCCGCCGGACGCGGTAAAAGATCTCTTCGAACTTTGCAACGAAGTAGCCAGAATGATCAACGGCCTACTCAAAACCCTAAAGCCCAAGGACATCAAACAACACGCCAGCTAG